A single genomic interval of Nostoc commune NIES-4072 harbors:
- a CDS encoding type II toxin-antitoxin system VapC family toxin, with amino-acid sequence MLPTSGSIYIDTSVAIYTIEGNPDYYSLLKPLWFKFYAGEIQIISSELILMEVLVVPLRNGNKSLVADYEELLLSSQVQLIPMSQLILRQAANIRATSNLKTPDAIHAATALSVNSNQFITNDKGFRNVPGLPVITLSEVLAS; translated from the coding sequence ATGCTTCCAACAAGTGGCTCTATTTATATAGATACTTCGGTGGCTATTTATACTATTGAAGGCAACCCTGATTATTACTCTCTTCTGAAACCACTATGGTTTAAGTTTTATGCCGGAGAAATTCAAATCATCAGCAGTGAACTAATATTAATGGAGGTTTTAGTTGTTCCATTACGTAATGGTAATAAATCTTTAGTAGCAGACTATGAAGAACTATTATTGTCATCTCAAGTGCAGTTAATTCCTATGAGTCAATTAATACTACGACAAGCTGCAAATATTCGGGCTACAAGTAACCTTAAAACACCCGATGCTATTCATGCTGCAACAGCTTTATCTGTTAATTCTAACCAATTTATTACCAACGATAAAGGCTTTCGTAATGTTCCTGGTTTACCTGTTATTACCCTCAGTGAAGTTTTAGCATCTTGA
- a CDS encoding PAS domain S-box protein, producing the protein MAHKVRASEPKNIFAGGREQLLQYTLALLCVALGLGATLLLKTYLTPTPAALFFAAVMVSAWYGGLGPGLLATVLSTLAINYFFFKPVYSLNIININFLVPLLVFMLTAGLISLLNESRRTAQRKAEINLKSLRESEARFGRLTESNIIGVIVADLNGLIIEANDAFLQMLNYTREDLRSRRIRWGEITPPEYIEVSEQAIKELRITGSCKAFEQEYIRKDGSQVPVLIGFAKQGDRTIIGFVLDLSQRQAALRDRKQAEVSQSILQMLLEHVPEGITIAGGPPDFPIIANSKLAQELLGRPGESLVGMTSGNYVQSIGLFLADGVTRLTLEQLPLYRATRDGETIRDEECIIERPDGTRITAIANVVPIRNSQSQIIGAIDCWRDITNRKQMEETLRQRETELRLITDTLPVLISFVDSEQRYRFNNRAYQEWFGHSTAEVYGKYLWEVLGEPAYQVVRPYVEQVLAGEQVTFESQVPYQDGGTRYINAIYVPQFNQQGTVEGYAALITDISEQHVALHDRNLAQETLRDSEERYRILTEVSPQAIWMGDSHNGITYCNQYWFDYSGLTMEQTAGYGWIDIIHPNDRDRVFKTSMQAVANGTNYEAEIRFRRVSDGSYRWHLVRGLPFRDAGGQIIKWVGIASDIHDRKVAEAALQQLNEMLEQRIQERTAQLEAANKELESFSYSVSHDLRSPLRHIAGFIELLQKRHSSTNILDETSQRYLRIIAETSKQAGILIDELLTFSRMGRTEMRYININMEQLVEEIKRDLQIQTSRRTINWHIESLPEVQADPSMLRLVLRNLIDNAVKYSQTRNPAEITVGSIDNENEVVFFVQDNGVGFNMQYVHKLFGVFQRLHSDPKFEGTGVGLANVQRIIHRHNGRVWAEAIVDNGATFYFSLPKLPKKEGE; encoded by the coding sequence ATGGCTCATAAAGTGAGGGCATCGGAACCTAAAAACATCTTTGCTGGCGGTAGAGAGCAACTGCTGCAATATACTCTTGCTTTACTGTGCGTTGCTTTAGGACTGGGGGCAACTCTGCTGCTCAAAACATACCTCACGCCAACGCCTGCGGCGCTGTTTTTTGCTGCGGTGATGGTGAGTGCCTGGTACGGTGGCTTGGGGCCGGGGTTACTTGCTACCGTTTTGTCTACTTTGGCAATCAATTACTTCTTTTTTAAGCCAGTTTATTCGCTAAACATTATAAATATCAACTTTTTAGTCCCGTTGCTTGTGTTCATGTTGACAGCAGGGTTAATCAGCTTGCTCAACGAATCACGCCGCACAGCCCAACGGAAAGCTGAGATCAACCTGAAGTCACTACGCGAAAGCGAGGCAAGATTTGGTCGCTTAACAGAGTCCAATATTATTGGGGTAATTGTGGCTGATCTGAACGGCTTAATCATTGAAGCCAATGATGCCTTTCTACAAATGCTTAATTATACACGCGAGGATTTGCGCTCTCGTAGAATTCGCTGGGGCGAGATTACTCCACCCGAATACATTGAAGTGAGTGAGCAAGCAATTAAAGAACTTAGAATTACTGGAAGTTGTAAGGCATTTGAGCAAGAATACATCCGCAAAGATGGCTCTCAAGTTCCCGTCTTAATTGGCTTTGCCAAGCAAGGAGATAGGACAATCATTGGTTTTGTTCTTGACTTGAGCCAACGGCAAGCTGCGCTACGCGATCGCAAACAAGCAGAAGTTTCCCAAAGCATTTTGCAAATGCTCTTAGAACACGTCCCAGAGGGAATTACGATCGCTGGTGGCCCCCCTGATTTCCCGATCATTGCCAACAGCAAACTCGCGCAAGAGCTTTTGGGCAGACCTGGTGAGTCCCTCGTTGGTATGACTTCTGGCAATTACGTTCAGTCCATCGGTCTGTTTTTAGCTGATGGTGTAACGCGCCTTACCCTAGAGCAATTGCCTTTATACCGTGCTACGCGCGACGGTGAAACAATCCGCGATGAGGAATGCATCATTGAACGTCCTGATGGAACTCGGATTACAGCGATCGCTAATGTAGTACCGATTCGGAATTCCCAAAGTCAGATTATTGGTGCAATCGATTGCTGGCGTGACATCACCAACCGCAAGCAAATGGAGGAGACACTGCGGCAACGAGAAACGGAACTGCGCTTAATTACAGATACGCTGCCAGTTTTGATTTCCTTTGTAGATTCAGAACAACGTTACCGCTTCAACAACCGAGCATATCAAGAATGGTTTGGGCATTCGACAGCAGAAGTTTATGGAAAGTATCTTTGGGAAGTTTTGGGTGAACCCGCATATCAAGTAGTTCGTCCTTATGTGGAACAAGTACTCGCAGGAGAGCAGGTCACTTTTGAAAGTCAAGTTCCTTATCAAGATGGCGGCACACGTTATATAAATGCTATTTATGTTCCCCAGTTTAATCAACAGGGAACCGTTGAAGGGTATGCGGCGTTAATCACTGACATTAGCGAACAACATGTTGCGCTACACGATCGCAATCTGGCACAAGAAACGCTACGTGATAGCGAGGAGCGATACCGAATTTTAACAGAAGTGTCGCCCCAGGCTATTTGGATGGGTGATAGTCACAATGGTATTACTTATTGCAATCAATACTGGTTTGATTACAGTGGATTGACAATGGAGCAGACGGCTGGGTATGGCTGGATTGATATCATTCACCCCAATGACCGCGATCGCGTCTTTAAAACTTCGATGCAGGCTGTTGCCAACGGTACAAACTACGAAGCAGAAATTCGCTTCCGTCGAGTTTCTGATGGTAGCTATCGTTGGCATCTTGTCCGGGGTTTGCCATTTCGAGATGCAGGCGGACAGATTATCAAGTGGGTAGGCATCGCCAGCGACATTCACGATCGCAAAGTTGCCGAAGCCGCCCTGCAACAACTCAACGAAATGCTAGAGCAACGGATTCAAGAGCGCACAGCCCAACTCGAAGCCGCCAATAAAGAACTCGAATCTTTTTCTTATTCAGTATCTCACGACTTGCGATCGCCGCTTCGCCACATCGCCGGATTTATAGAATTGCTTCAGAAGCGGCATAGTTCAACAAATATATTAGATGAAACAAGTCAGCGTTATTTAAGAATAATTGCAGAAACTAGCAAACAGGCAGGAATACTCATAGATGAGTTGCTCACATTTTCTCGCATGGGGCGCACCGAAATGCGCTACATCAATATTAATATGGAGCAACTAGTGGAAGAAATAAAACGTGATTTGCAAATTCAAACCTCAAGACGCACAATCAATTGGCACATAGAATCACTGCCAGAAGTGCAAGCTGACCCTTCCATGCTGCGGCTCGTGCTTCGCAACCTCATAGACAATGCCGTAAAATATTCCCAGACTCGAAACCCAGCAGAAATCACTGTTGGCAGTATTGACAATGAAAACGAAGTTGTCTTTTTTGTACAAGATAACGGCGTAGGCTTTAATATGCAATATGTTCACAAGCTATTCGGAGTATTTCAACGCCTGCATAGCGACCCAAAATTTGAAGGCACTGGTGTTGGATTGGCAAACGTGCAACGCATTATTCATCGGCATAATGGTCGAGTCTGGGCAGAGGCTATAGTTGACAATGGAGCCACCTTCTATTTTTCACTACCTAAGTTGCCAAAGAAGGAGGGCGAATGA
- a CDS encoding response regulator gives MKELKRILLIEDSANDAELILAALSENHLANEVVVLRDGEEALDYLYRRGLFRLRMEGHPVVVLLDLKLPKIDGLEVLTELKSDPIMRVIPVVVLTSSREEPDLVRCYELGVNAYVVKPLDYHEFADAIKGVGLFWAVINQPPVGALPSAPNRQQEKN, from the coding sequence ATGAAAGAACTTAAGCGAATTCTGCTAATTGAAGACAGTGCCAACGATGCAGAATTAATATTGGCCGCTTTATCAGAAAATCATCTCGCCAACGAAGTAGTGGTACTGCGTGATGGAGAGGAAGCACTAGATTATCTCTACCGTCGGGGGCTGTTTAGGTTGCGGATGGAAGGGCATCCGGTTGTGGTGCTGCTCGATTTAAAACTACCTAAAATCGATGGATTAGAAGTGCTGACAGAATTAAAATCAGACCCAATAATGCGAGTGATTCCAGTGGTAGTGCTAACTTCTTCCCGTGAGGAGCCAGACTTAGTTCGATGCTATGAGTTAGGCGTTAATGCTTATGTGGTCAAACCTCTTGATTACCATGAGTTTGCCGATGCTATCAAAGGTGTGGGACTGTTTTGGGCAGTCATTAATCAGCCCCCTGTTGGCGCTCTACCTTCAGCACCTAATCGTCAACAGGAGAAGAACTAA
- a CDS encoding hybrid sensor histidine kinase/response regulator encodes MNLLRFLLLEDSLLDAELTEAKLTEGGINCELIRVETGADFLAALEAETFDLILADYALPSFDGISALEIAQNQCPEIPFIFVSAALGEELAIEALKNGATDYVLKQRLGRLVPSVQRALREAKERRERQQAEESLQKSEAKYRRIVDTSYEGIWMIDSQSRTEFVNQRLCEMLGYPPEEMLGRSMFYFIDRVDGVAAEEKLEWHKQEGSDLKEARLRCKDGSYIWTLISARAILNEQNEFLGAIAMLTDITDRKRTESERDRLLQLEQTARAEAEAANRIKDEFLAVLSHELRSPLNPIIGWTKLLQSRKFDEISLKKALQTIERNAKLQAELIEDLLDVSRILQGKLNLNMMPVNLASTIEAAMETVRLAAEAKTIQIETVLDPQGKVLGDSARLQQVFWNLLSNAVKFTATGGKVNVLLECIDAQVQITVSDTGKGIDPDFLPHVFDYFRQGDGTTTRKFGGLGLGLAIARHLVEMHGGTIWVESLGEDKGAIFTVKLPRLKESATIKDDMNSDSSTAVFAASPLMGLQVLIVDDNADTRDFFSFVLEQFGAIVTTAASGDEALQALTQSKPDILLSDIGMPEMNGYMLIKQVRTLEAKIGEKQIPAIALTAYAGEINQQQALKAGFQQYIVKPVAPEELLTAISNLVQST; translated from the coding sequence ATGAATCTACTCCGTTTCTTGCTTTTAGAAGACAGTTTGTTAGATGCAGAGCTTACCGAAGCGAAGTTAACCGAAGGCGGAATTAATTGTGAATTAATACGAGTTGAAACTGGTGCTGATTTCTTGGCTGCTTTGGAAGCAGAGACTTTCGATTTAATTCTCGCCGATTATGCCCTGCCATCTTTTGATGGAATTTCGGCTTTAGAAATTGCCCAAAATCAATGTCCAGAGATTCCTTTTATCTTTGTTTCTGCCGCGCTGGGTGAAGAATTAGCGATCGAGGCTTTGAAGAATGGTGCAACCGATTATGTATTAAAGCAACGATTAGGGCGGTTAGTTCCCTCAGTGCAACGGGCATTGCGGGAAGCTAAGGAGCGCCGGGAGCGCCAGCAAGCGGAGGAGTCGTTACAGAAGAGTGAAGCCAAGTATCGCCGAATTGTTGATACCTCCTATGAGGGAATTTGGATGATTGACTCTCAATCACGAACAGAGTTTGTAAATCAACGGCTCTGTGAGATGTTGGGCTATCCGCCAGAAGAAATGCTTGGTCGTTCTATGTTTTATTTTATCGATCGGGTTGATGGAGTAGCAGCCGAAGAGAAACTGGAGTGGCACAAGCAAGAAGGGAGTGATCTTAAAGAAGCTCGATTGCGTTGCAAAGATGGTTCGTATATTTGGACACTGATTTCTGCTAGAGCGATTTTGAATGAACAAAATGAGTTCTTAGGTGCGATCGCTATGTTAACTGATATCACTGATCGCAAGCGCACCGAATCAGAACGCGATCGCCTTTTGCAACTTGAGCAAACAGCAAGGGCCGAAGCAGAGGCTGCGAACCGAATCAAAGATGAGTTTCTAGCAGTACTTTCCCATGAATTGCGATCGCCACTGAATCCGATTATCGGCTGGACAAAACTGTTGCAGAGCCGTAAATTTGATGAGATATCACTTAAAAAAGCCCTTCAAACTATTGAGCGCAATGCCAAGTTACAAGCTGAACTAATTGAAGATTTGCTGGATGTTTCTCGCATCCTCCAAGGCAAACTCAACCTCAACATGATGCCAGTCAATCTGGCATCCACTATTGAAGCCGCAATGGAAACAGTGCGTTTAGCAGCAGAAGCAAAAACCATTCAGATTGAGACGGTGCTTGATCCGCAGGGGAAAGTTTTGGGTGATTCAGCCCGTTTACAGCAAGTCTTTTGGAACCTGTTATCGAATGCCGTCAAGTTTACAGCGACTGGTGGAAAAGTAAATGTGCTATTGGAGTGCATCGATGCTCAAGTGCAGATTACTGTCAGCGATACAGGCAAAGGTATTGATCCTGATTTTCTACCTCATGTGTTTGACTATTTCCGTCAAGGTGACGGTACAACAACTAGAAAGTTTGGTGGGCTAGGGTTAGGTTTAGCGATCGCTCGTCACTTGGTGGAAATGCACGGTGGAACGATTTGGGTCGAAAGTCTTGGCGAGGACAAAGGAGCTATCTTCACAGTTAAGTTACCACGGCTCAAGGAATCTGCAACAATCAAGGATGACATGAATAGTGATTCCTCAACTGCCGTTTTTGCCGCTTCTCCCCTCATGGGTTTACAAGTCTTGATTGTAGATGACAATGCTGATACCCGCGACTTTTTCAGCTTTGTGCTGGAACAGTTTGGAGCGATCGTCACCACAGCAGCATCAGGAGATGAAGCATTACAAGCGCTAACACAATCAAAGCCAGATATCTTACTTAGCGATATTGGAATGCCAGAGATGAACGGCTATATGCTGATCAAACAGGTGCGGACTCTAGAAGCAAAAATAGGTGAAAAACAGATTCCAGCGATCGCTCTGACTGCTTATGCAGGCGAAATCAATCAGCAGCAAGCACTAAAAGCAGGCTTTCAACAGTACATCGTTAAACCTGTAGCACCAGAGGAATTGCTCACGGCGATTTCTAATCTAGTCCAATCTACTTAG
- a CDS encoding IS5 family transposase: MYRKQEQTTIPPENFELPFEGKLSEDNRWVIMADLIPWAEFEEEYSSFFSAEMGAPAKSFRVALGALIIKEKLGISDRETVEQIKENPYLQYFIGISSYINEAPFDPSMLVHFRERISADLVNKVNQETVKRMLETTSSTLATESTESTESTQKKIEELEKEDNTPKNRGKLILDATCAPADISYPTDFELLNQARKQTERIIDLLYEQIKGTLEKKPRTYREIARKNYLEVAKKRRVSQKDRKKAIKKQLQYIKRNLSHIDQLIRSGATLEKLSTKQYKMLLVVVEVYRQQLWLYENKKQSIDDRIVSLSQPHIRPIVRGKAGKAVEFGAKLSASYFDGYVFLDHISWDNFNESGDLKSQVEAYKNYTGYYPESVHVDKIYRTRENRAWCKGRGIIMSGPPLGRPPANVSKEKKKQDLESERIRNCIEGKFGQAKRRFSLNRVMAKLSHTSETAIAITFLVMNLSTHLSRVFYAFLCLFLKTAPFLQFRITENYDFISYKQEKLIFDFA; the protein is encoded by the coding sequence ATGTACCGAAAGCAGGAGCAAACTACAATCCCACCAGAAAACTTTGAACTTCCGTTTGAAGGAAAATTATCAGAAGATAATCGTTGGGTAATTATGGCTGATTTAATACCGTGGGCGGAATTTGAAGAGGAATATTCTTCATTTTTTTCGGCAGAGATGGGAGCGCCAGCAAAATCATTTCGGGTGGCATTAGGCGCATTAATAATCAAAGAAAAACTAGGAATAAGCGACAGAGAAACAGTAGAACAAATTAAAGAAAACCCTTATCTACAGTACTTCATAGGAATATCATCTTATATTAATGAAGCTCCATTTGATCCATCTATGCTAGTCCATTTTCGTGAAAGAATTAGTGCAGACTTAGTAAACAAAGTAAATCAAGAAACTGTTAAAAGGATGCTAGAGACAACATCTTCGACTTTAGCAACTGAATCAACTGAATCAACTGAATCAACTCAAAAAAAAATAGAAGAATTAGAAAAAGAAGATAACACGCCGAAAAATCGGGGAAAATTAATATTAGATGCGACTTGTGCGCCAGCAGACATCAGCTATCCAACAGATTTCGAGCTATTAAATCAAGCAAGAAAACAGACAGAACGAATAATAGACCTTCTTTATGAACAGATAAAAGGTACATTAGAGAAAAAACCAAGGACTTATCGGGAAATAGCGAGAAAAAACTACTTAGAAGTCGCTAAAAAACGTCGTGTATCCCAAAAAGATAGGAAAAAAGCGATTAAAAAGCAGCTTCAATATATCAAAAGAAACTTATCTCATATTGACCAGCTAATCAGATCGGGAGCAACTCTAGAAAAACTAAGTACTAAACAATATAAAATGTTGCTTGTAGTTGTAGAAGTTTATCGTCAACAACTATGGTTGTATGAAAATAAAAAACAGAGTATTGATGACCGAATCGTTAGTTTAAGCCAACCACATATCCGCCCAATTGTCCGTGGAAAAGCTGGGAAAGCCGTGGAATTTGGGGCAAAATTATCAGCTAGTTATTTTGATGGGTATGTATTTTTAGACCATATTAGTTGGGATAATTTTAATGAATCAGGAGACTTAAAATCACAAGTAGAAGCATATAAAAACTATACTGGCTATTATCCAGAATCGGTTCATGTAGATAAAATTTATCGCACAAGAGAGAATAGAGCTTGGTGCAAAGGAAGAGGTATTATCATGAGTGGTCCTCCTTTGGGAAGACCACCAGCCAATGTTAGTAAAGAAAAAAAGAAACAAGATTTAGAATCTGAGAGAATTCGTAATTGTATTGAAGGAAAATTTGGGCAAGCTAAAAGAAGGTTTAGCCTCAATCGAGTGATGGCGAAACTTTCCCACACTTCTGAAACTGCAATTGCTATTACTTTTCTAGTGATGAATCTTTCTACTCACCTGTCGCGGGTGTTTTATGCTTTTTTATGTCTATTTTTGAAAACTGCACCTTTTTTGCAGTTCCGTATAACTGAAAATTATGATTTTATTAGTTATAAACAAGAAAAGCTTATCTTTGATTTTGCTTGA
- a CDS encoding pentapeptide repeat-containing protein translates to MKTYDMSLIKTNGLTTFLVFLSIIFIFTLTLIFSFFENIAGFSNQEKIEYINQALIIIAIIIGGLALIINAYYTSRLSFSDNQSVLNKFLSGTLAWDNNTVTDTNNTQETLEEIVPERFSKAIEQLGNEKIETRFAAIYALERIARDSHKDHWTIMEILAAFIRENAPINQKYEDELQHSSKLPTDIQTALTVIGRRDSHKDPVNQKLDLRNTDLSNADLTEANLSRAILVGANLQWVNFTRANLSETDLSITYLCGSIFYEANLQKAMLPEANLQGVVLRKANLSKATLYDANLEGAILCDAKLEGAILCGANLEGAILCDANLEGVNLEDSNLQDANLIGSNLQNAKLAGANLEAVLLSTANLQDANFQEANLSRANLSGCENLELQQIEQALGDRTTILPENFKIPRSWK, encoded by the coding sequence ATGAAGACTTATGACATGTCTCTCATAAAGACAAATGGACTCACGACTTTTTTGGTATTTCTCTCAATTATATTTATTTTCACATTAACTCTAATTTTTTCATTCTTTGAAAACATTGCAGGATTTTCAAATCAAGAAAAAATAGAATATATTAATCAAGCATTAATCATTATTGCCATAATCATTGGAGGATTAGCATTAATTATTAATGCTTACTATACTTCCAGGCTCTCTTTTAGTGACAATCAGAGTGTGTTAAACAAATTCCTTTCTGGCACACTAGCTTGGGATAACAACACTGTAACTGACACTAATAACACCCAAGAAACTTTAGAAGAAATTGTTCCAGAACGTTTTTCTAAAGCGATTGAACAGTTGGGAAATGAGAAGATTGAAACGCGGTTTGCCGCAATTTATGCTTTAGAGCGAATTGCCAGAGATTCTCACAAAGACCATTGGACAATTATGGAAATTCTCGCTGCATTTATCCGCGAGAATGCCCCAATAAATCAGAAATATGAGGATGAGTTACAGCACTCATCAAAACTTCCTACAGATATTCAAACAGCGTTGACTGTCATTGGACGGCGCGATTCACATAAAGATCCGGTAAATCAGAAACTAGATTTACGCAATACAGACCTCAGTAATGCAGACTTAACCGAAGCAAACCTCTCTAGGGCAATTCTCGTTGGAGCCAACTTGCAATGGGTCAATTTTACCCGAGCAAATCTTTCAGAGACAGACTTATCAATAACCTATCTTTGTGGATCAATTTTCTATGAAGCCAACCTGCAAAAAGCAATGCTCCCAGAAGCCAATCTCCAAGGCGTAGTCCTCAGAAAAGCGAACCTCTCAAAGGCAACCCTTTACGACGCCAACTTGGAAGGGGCAATCCTTTGTGATGCCAAATTAGAAGGAGCAATACTTTGTGGTGCAAATTTAGAAGGAGCAATCCTTTGTGATGCCAACTTGGAAGGAGTAAACCTTGAGGATAGCAACCTTCAAGATGCAAATCTAATTGGTAGTAACTTGCAAAATGCAAAGCTTGCTGGAGCTAACTTAGAAGCTGTGTTACTCAGTACAGCTAACCTGCAAGATGCTAACTTCCAAGAAGCTAACCTCTCTAGAGCAAACTTGAGCGGATGTGAAAACCTTGAATTACAACAGATTGAACAGGCACTTGGCGATCGCACCACAATCTTACCAGAAAACTTTAAAATACCCAGAAGCTGGAAGTAA
- a CDS encoding ABC exporter membrane fusion protein: MVRNSKLGYRTFPKSILRLSVGIGIIAFLSIGGISFYILKNWQNYANSEAQVPATQLPQLQTVTALGRIEPQGKVIKLSAAVSAEGSRVEKLLVKEGDRVKAGQVIAILNSSDRLQAELEEAQEQVKVAQANLNRTQAGAKPGEIAAQKAAIARLEAERQGDINAQAATIERFQAEVGNAQAEDERYQQLYQQGAISASQRDNKRLNLETAQKSLQEAQAQLNRTQSTSQQKIKEATATLDEIAEVPGVDIKAAQAEVNRTIAAMNLAKVNLKQAEVRSPQNGQVFEIHTHPGELISNDGIADIGQTNQMYVIAEVYESDIDKVRSGQQVRVFGDSLAIELQGIVDRKGLQVRRQNVINTDPANNIDNRVVEVHIRLDEASSQKAATLTNMQVKAVIELGIGNSELGIGLSYSPSPPAPIPHSPLPTPPFL, from the coding sequence ATGGTGCGAAACTCAAAGCTAGGGTACAGAACATTCCCTAAGTCTATTCTGCGTCTATCCGTTGGTATAGGTATAATTGCATTTTTATCAATTGGCGGAATAAGTTTTTATATACTAAAAAACTGGCAAAATTATGCAAATTCAGAAGCACAAGTGCCAGCAACACAATTGCCACAGTTACAAACGGTAACAGCTTTAGGGCGGATTGAACCACAGGGAAAAGTAATTAAACTCTCTGCTGCGGTGTCTGCCGAAGGAAGTCGGGTAGAAAAGTTGTTAGTGAAGGAGGGGGATAGGGTAAAAGCAGGACAGGTGATTGCGATTTTGAACAGTAGCGATCGCTTGCAAGCAGAATTAGAAGAGGCACAAGAACAAGTAAAAGTAGCCCAGGCAAACCTAAACCGCACCCAAGCAGGTGCTAAACCCGGTGAAATTGCCGCCCAAAAAGCTGCGATCGCTCGCTTAGAAGCAGAACGCCAAGGTGATATTAATGCCCAAGCAGCGACAATTGAGCGATTTCAAGCCGAAGTGGGTAACGCCCAAGCAGAAGACGAACGGTATCAGCAGCTATATCAACAGGGCGCAATTTCCGCTTCCCAACGAGATAATAAGCGTTTAAACTTGGAAACCGCTCAAAAAAGCCTGCAAGAAGCACAAGCACAGTTAAATCGGACTCAATCAACAAGCCAGCAAAAGATTAAAGAAGCCACAGCAACACTCGATGAAATCGCCGAAGTGCCAGGAGTGGATATAAAAGCTGCCCAAGCCGAGGTCAATCGTACCATAGCAGCCATGAATCTGGCAAAAGTAAATTTAAAACAGGCCGAAGTGCGATCGCCTCAAAATGGACAGGTATTTGAGATCCATACCCATCCTGGCGAATTAATATCAAATGATGGCATTGCTGATATCGGACAAACCAACCAGATGTATGTGATAGCCGAAGTCTACGAAAGCGATATCGACAAAGTGCGTTCAGGGCAGCAAGTGCGAGTCTTTGGTGATTCCCTCGCCATTGAATTACAGGGAATCGTAGATCGTAAAGGCTTACAAGTGCGGCGTCAGAATGTCATTAACACAGATCCTGCTAACAATATCGATAACAGAGTAGTCGAAGTCCATATCCGACTAGATGAAGCCTCCAGTCAAAAAGCTGCCACCTTAACCAATATGCAAGTTAAGGCAGTAATTGAATTGGGAATAGGGAATAGTGAATTGGGCATTGGTTTAAGTTATTCTCCATCTCCCCCTGCCCCCATTCCCCACTCCCCACTCCCCACTCCCCCCTTTTTATAA
- the devC gene encoding ABC transporter permease DevC, giving the protein MIKQLRRRTPLGWLQLNHEKSRLLVALSGIAFADLLMFMQLGFQTALYDSNTRLHRSLQADIVLTSPQARNLPSLSTFSRRRLYQAMDIPGVKSAEPMYFNNTIWKNPQTHREAGVLVIGFNPDKPAFDLPDVNQQLQTIKLPGAVLFDRGARGDYQKAIAQIDQGKTLTTEIERRTITISGLFQVGASFGSDGNLITSDQNFLRLFSGRQSSSVSLGLIKVKPGYDPKKVAATLKAYLKDDVIVLTHAEFIEFENNFWRTNSPIGFIFSLGVSMGFVVGVIIVYQVLSTDVNAHVREYATFKAMGYRNYYLLGVVLEESLILAALGFFPGLGVSLALYQLTRSATNLPMYMTAIRALQVLLLTIIMCAISGAIATRKLQAADPADMF; this is encoded by the coding sequence GTGATTAAACAACTGCGACGCCGAACCCCTCTTGGATGGCTGCAATTGAATCATGAAAAAAGCCGTCTTTTAGTGGCATTATCAGGAATTGCCTTTGCGGATCTTCTCATGTTCATGCAACTGGGCTTTCAGACTGCGCTGTATGACAGTAACACTAGACTGCATCGCAGTTTGCAAGCAGACATTGTTTTAACCAGCCCCCAAGCCCGTAACTTGCCAAGCTTGTCTACATTTTCTCGGCGGCGACTTTACCAAGCAATGGATATACCAGGGGTGAAGTCAGCAGAACCAATGTATTTCAACAATACAATCTGGAAAAATCCCCAAACACACCGTGAGGCGGGGGTGTTAGTTATTGGTTTTAATCCAGATAAGCCAGCCTTTGATTTACCAGATGTTAACCAGCAATTGCAGACAATTAAGCTGCCAGGTGCTGTCTTGTTCGATCGTGGTGCTAGAGGAGATTATCAAAAAGCGATCGCTCAAATTGACCAAGGTAAAACCCTAACCACCGAAATAGAACGGCGCACAATTACCATTAGTGGCTTATTTCAAGTCGGCGCTTCCTTTGGTTCTGATGGCAATTTGATTACCAGCGATCAAAACTTTTTGCGGCTATTTTCTGGGCGACAGTCCAGCAGTGTCAGTTTAGGTTTGATAAAGGTAAAACCAGGTTATGACCCGAAAAAGGTAGCAGCAACATTGAAAGCCTATCTAAAAGATGATGTCATAGTCTTAACCCACGCCGAATTTATAGAATTTGAGAACAACTTCTGGAGAACAAATTCCCCAATTGGCTTTATTTTCAGCCTGGGTGTATCGATGGGCTTTGTGGTGGGCGTGATTATCGTTTATCAAGTCCTTTCCACCGATGTTAATGCCCACGTTCGGGAATACGCCACCTTCAAAGCAATGGGATATCGCAATTACTATCTACTAGGTGTGGTGCTTGAAGAATCGTTAATATTAGCAGCACTGGGTTTTTTCCCTGGCTTGGGAGTATCCTTAGCACTTTACCAACTGACTCGCAGTGCCACAAATTTACCCATGTACATGACTGCGATTCGAGCATTGCAGGTATTACTGCTGACCATAATTATGTGTGCAATTTCCGGTGCGATCGCCACCCGCAAACTCCAAGCCGCCGATCCTGCTGATATGTTTTAG